The Streptomyces vinaceus genome contains the following window.
CAGCGCACCAATTCGGTCATGAACGCGCCGATGCCGTGAGCGGCGTCCGATATGCCCTGGAAGCCGATTTTGACGATGTCGGCAGCCTTGACCGGCTGGGTGATGATCACGAAGAGCACGAATACGACGAGCCCACTCATGATCATCTTCTTGGTGTCCATCAGCGGTGTCGGCCTCCCCAACCGGTACTGCCAAGTCGGGTGAGTCTAACCGTTCGTCTTCGGACACTCACCAGGCCTTTATGGACCAATGACCCGGCGGTCCGGGCCCTTTGCCGCGGCGGGGGAAGGTGGGGGTGGCGCAGTATTGAAGACGAGCCCACCGGTTCTGGCAGGAAATCGGTGGGTGAGGGACAGGACCTCACTGCGGGGTCCGAGCCGCAAGCTTCCCCCTGACTGCGGCCCGGACTGGCAGGTTCCGTCCTCGTCGGGGGAAGTGGCTTGTCCCCCCGATGCCACTTCCCCCGCCCGTACGTCGAAGGCCCCGACCCCGGTCGGGGCCTTCTTCGGGTTCCGCGGCCCGCAGCTACCGCCTGTTGGTTACTGGATGGCGCCGAGCAGACCCAGGACGGGCTCCACGGGGGCGACGACGGGCATCAGGTCGTTCGGCAGCTCCGTCAGCCGGCCGAGCTTGTCCAGCTCGTTGAGCTTCCCGCCGATCTCCTGGACGGAGCCGGGCGTGGCCCCCTGCGGCATGCCCGGGGCGGCCTGCGGCAGGTCCGGGAGGGTGATCGGGGCCGGGGCGGCGGCGGAGGCGGCGGGAGCGGCGAGGCCCGCGGCGGCCCCCGCGAGGGCGAAGGCGGCGAGCATGCGCTGGGTCTTGGTCATGCCGTGACAACGGCCGAGCGGGGCGCGCGGTCACGCGGACGTCATCCGTAAAGACGCGAAGGGCGCGCCGGTACGCGTAGGGCGCGCCGGTACGCGGCGGTGGGCCCGTGTGCGGCGGTGGGCCCGGAAAACGCCGAGAGCCCCGTCCCTTGCGGGGCGGGGCTCTCGAACGAAGCGGTAGTGGAGGGATTTGAACCCCCGATGGGTTGCCCCATACTCGCTTTCGAGGCGAGCTCCTTCGGCCACTCGGACACACTACCGAGATGGATCCTAGCCTAAGGATCGGCATCAAATGAAATCGGTGCCGCCGAGCCCCCTCAGCGCCCCTCAGCGCCCCCTCAGCGGTCGCGGAAGAAGTCCGTCAGCTGCCGCGCGCACTCCTGCGCGAGCACGCCGCGGATCACCTCCGGACGGTGGTTGAGCCTGCGGTCCCGTACGAGGTCCCAGAGCGACCCCGCGGCACCCGCCTTCTCGTCGTCGGCGCCGTAGACCACCCGGGCCACCCGCGACTGCACGAGCGCGCCCGCGCACATCACGCACGGCTCCAGGGTCACCACGAGGGTGCACCCCGGAAGCCGCCATTCCCCGAGCCGGGCGGCCGCCCGGCGCAGCGCCAGCACCTCGGCGTGCGCCGTGGGGTCGCCGGTGGCCTCGCGCTCGTTGTACCCGGAGGCGAGGAGCTCCCCGTCCGGGCCCAGCACGAGGGCGCCGACCGGCACGTCGCCGGCCGGCACCGCCCGGGCGGCCTCCGCGAGCGCGAGGCGCATGGAGTCCCGCCACGGGTCCCGTACGGGATCGGGGCCGTGCGCGGGGTGGTGCGTGGTGATCACTAGCGGACGGCCTCCAGCACCTCGGTGGCGCCGAGGGACTCGGCGATCTCCGAGAGGGCGTCCCCGTCGAGGGTCATCAGTTGTTTGTTGCTGACGCCGAGGTCGTCCAGCAGCCGGGGGTCGCCGAGCGGACCGGTGGGTACCGGTTCCGCGCTGGGCGAGTCCTCCTCGTCCTCGTCCTCGTCGTCGGCATCGGTGAACGCGGCGATCGTGTCCTCCTCGCCGTCCTCGGTGCCGTCCAGGTCCAGTTCGTCGAGTTCGTCGTCCTCCTCGTCGCTGCCCAGCAGCTCGTCGGTCAGCATCGAGCCGTAGGAGCTGCGGGAGGCGGCCGAGGCGTTCGACACGAAGTACCGCGGGTCCTCCTCGCCGTCCACGCGGACGACGCCGAACCAGGCGTCCTCCTGCTCGATGAGGGCGACCACCGTGTCGTCGTCGACAGCGGCGGCACGGGCGAGATCGATCAGATCACTGAGGGACTCGACGTCGTCGAGTTCCATGTCGCTCGCTTCCCACCCGTCTTCGGTGCGCGCGAGCAGTGCGGCGAAATACACCGTGACTCTCCCACTGGTCATAGGCGTGCCGGTTGGAGGTCCCCCCGGCCGGAGGTGGGGAGGGTTGGAACGGCTGTCCTGCTCGCCGTTTCGTGCCCCGCCCAATCGGCATCGTGGCAGAAAGCGCGGCTTTGCGAGAGGTCTTCGGCGCTTGCGTCGTCCCGTGCCGTGCGCTCAGCGGGCTGTACGGGGGCTGTACGGGGGCCGCCGGGGCGCCCTGCGGCGGCCTCGCGGGGGTCCCGCGATCCCGCCCCGGCCCTCGGCGCGGCGCCCCGGGTCACCAGCGGAACGTACGCATGCGCATCTGCTGGCGCATACGGGCGGCGCGGGCGCGGCGGGGCTGGACGCGGTCGCGCAGGGCCCGCGCCTCCATCAGGTCGCGCAGGAACTGCGCGCGGCGCGCTCTGCGCTGCGCCGGCGTCTCCGGCTGCTCAGGCGCGTCGTCGCTCCGGCTCGGCTGCGTCTCGGGCATCGGCCACCACCCCGGCTGGTCCGGTCGTCCTCCTCCGCCGACGCGAAGCAGACCCCCCGCACCCCACCTTCCCCCGGACCGGCGGATTGATGCCACCCTTTCTCGGCGCCTTCGCAGCTCAGGAGGGTGTCGGGAGCGTGTCGGGGGGCGTGTCAGGGGGCGTCTTCCCCGTCCGGCAGGGTCGGGACGACCGCCACGGGCCCGTGCGCGTGGTGCAGGACCGCGTGGGCCACCGAGCCGATCATCAGGGATCCCACGCTGCGCCGCGGGTGGTGGCGGCCCACCACCACCAGGTCCGCCGACCGGGAGGCCGTCACCAGCCGCTCCGCCGCGTCGCCCGGGACCGCCGCCTGTTCCACGGGCACCTGCGGCCAGCGGGCCCGGAACGGCGCCAGCCGCTCCGTCTGGGAGCGCAGCATCTCCCGCTCCGCCGGCACCGCGTTCCCGTCGTCGGCCAGCCCCTCCGGCGGGATCACCTGGAAGGGGGCGTCCACCACCATCACCGGAGCCGGCGGGATCGCGTACGCCGAGACCACCTGGACGGTGGTCCCCCGTGCGGCCGCTTCCGCGAAGGCGAAGGCCACCACGTCGTCCGCCGTCTCCGCGGCGTGCAGGCCGAGCACCACCCGCCCGCCGGACGGCCCGGACCCGGCCGCGGCGCTGCGCTCCGCGTGCGGGACCACCACCACCGGGCACACCGCCGAAGACGCCACGGCGCGGCTGTTCGACCCGAGCAGCAGGGCCGCGAAGCCGCCGCGCCCCCGGGAGCCCATCACCACCATCAGGGCCTGCTCCGCGGTGACCCGCAGGGCCTCCGGTACGGAGCCCTCCAGCGACTCGTACCGCACCTCGGCCGGCAGCTCGGCGGCTCCGGCGAGGACGTCCCGCACGTGCTCCCCGACGGGGTCGGGGTGCTCCTTCGGCTGCGAGGGGTCGGCGAGGGAGGAGCGGCGCGCCGCGTACAGCTGGACGCTGTCGGACAGTACGTGCGCGACCACGAGCGCGGTGCCGCGCCGCAGCGCCTCGGTCCGCGCCCATTCCAGCGCTCTGAGGCTGTGCTCGGACCCGTCGACCGCCGCGACCACCGGTGCGTTGCTCATCCGTCCAGCGTGCTGGGCGTCCGGGCGGGTCGCATCCGCACGGGATGCGCGGCGGATCCGGCACGCATCCGGCACGTATCCGGTACGCATCGGGCGCGCATCCGCGGGCGGCGGCGCGGGTTCGTACGCGCGGGGGTGCGCGCACCGCGTAGCCTTTTGACCGTGGGTCGCGAAAAGGTGCGGCCGTTTTTGCAGGTCGCAGGTCGAAACCCGGCAGCTGAGCCTTGGAGGATGTTGTGCGTTTGCAGGTCGTCGATCACCCCTTGGTGGCGCACAAACTGACCACCCTGCGCGACAAGCGCACCGACTCCCCCACCTTCCGTCGGCTCGCCGACGAGCTGGTGACCCTCCTCGCGTACGAGGCCACCCGCGACGTGCGCACCGAGCAGGCCGACATCGTCACCCCGGTCGGCCCGACCACCGGCGTGAAGCTCTCGCACCCGCGGCCGCTGGTCGTGCCGATCCTGCGCGCCGGTCTCGGCATGCTGGACGGCATGATGCGGCTGCTGCCGACCGCCGAGGTGGGCTTCATGGGCATGGTCCGCAACGAGGAGACCCTGGAGGCCTCCACGTACGCGACGCGCATGCCCGAGGACCTCTCCGGCCGTCAGGTGTACGTCGTCGACCCGATGCTGGCCACCGGCGGCACGCTCGTCGCGGCGATCCAGGAACTGATCAAGCGCGGCGCCGACGACGTCACCGCCGTGGTGCTGCTGGCCGCCCCCGAGGGCGTCGAGGTCATGGAGCGCGACCTCGCGGGCACCCCGGTGACGGTCGTGACCGCCGCGGTGGACGAGCGCCTCAACGAGCACGGCTACATCGTCCCGGGCCTGGGCGACGCGGGGGACCGCATGTACGGCTCGGCCGAGTAGGACCCGGCACCGGTACCAGCACCGGCACCGGCACGCGAGACGGCCGGCCACCGCTTCGGGGGTGGCCGGCCGTCTCGCGTTCGTCGGGTCGTCGGGGCGGGTCGTCGGGTCGGGAGGGCCGCCGGAGGGCCTGGTACCCGGCGGCTCAGCAGGTCTTGGCGGGCGCGGGCTGCGGATTGGCCAGCAGGTACAGCTCCTTGTCCGCCGCCTCCTTCGGACTGAGCTCCTTGAAGGCGTCGCCGAGGATCAGGTCGACGTCCGTGCCCTCGCGGGCGTCGGTCTGCTGCGTATCGCCTTCGAGCTGGGTGCCCAGGACGGCGAAGACCGCCTTGTCGGTCGTGGGCGAGCCGAGCAGTATCCCCGTGCCGGGGACCTTCTTGTCGAAGTCGGCGGGCGCGTTGCCGACCTTGCCGATGGTGAAGCCGCGTTTCTTCAGCTCGTCGCCGACCGCCTTGGCGAGCCCGGCGCGCGGGGTCGCGTTGTAGACGTTGACCGTGATCTCGCCGGGCTGGGGCAGGGCCGCGGCCGGTTTGGCCGCGGCGGGGCTGGCGGCCGCCGCGGCGCCCGCCCTGGGCTTCGGGGTCGCGCAGTCCTTGCCCGCGGCGCTCTGGTGTTTGCCGCTGCCGCCCTCACCTCGGAACACGTTCATGAGCTGCACGGATCCGTAGCCGAGCAGGGCCAGACCGAGGACTGCTCCGAGCACGGTGAGGACGATCCGGCGGCGCCGCCGCGGTCGGCTCATGCGGGGGTAGGCCGCTCCCGTGACGCGGTACTTTCCGCCCATGCCGGGGGGAGTGAGCATGCTCATGGGCGCAGCGTAGTACCGCCTGCCTGCGATGCCCACCAAATGATCTGTTGATAGGGCAAGACCGACCCGAAAGGCGCAATTCTCCCGAACCGGAAACCCAAGGGGCGCCCGGGCAGGAGCGTTTCCGGGACTCGCCTACGGCGTGTTCCGGCTCAGTAGTCCATTTCGAGTACGCGGGCGTGCAGAACCTGGCGCTGCTGCAGGGCCGCGCGCACGGCGCGGTGCAGTCCGTCCTCCAGGTACAGGTCGCCCTGCCACTTCACGACGTGGGCGAAGAGGTCCCCGTAGAACGTCGAGTCCTCCGCGAGCAGCGTCTCCAGGTCCAGCTGCCCCTTGGTCGTCACCAACTGGTCGAGCCGGACCGGGCGCGGGGCGACATCCGCCCACTGCCGGGTGGTTTCCCTGCCGTGGTCGGGGTACGGCCGCCCGTTTCCGATGCGCTTGAAGATCACACGGAAAGCCTACCGGGCCGGTGCCTGCGGGCGCAGCCTTGCCAAGCCGGTGCAAAAGTGGCACGCAGGGCTATTTCGGGAGTGATGTATGAGCGAGAGCACCGACCCCGCGTCCCCGGCCGACCAGATCGCCGCCGGGTACGCCTTCACCGGACCCGCGCTCGAACTGGGTGCCCTGCTCTGGGACGGAGCCTGCCTGCCGGACTGCCAGATCCGCATCCCGCTGTCGATGCTCAACCGCCACGGCCTGGTTGCGGGCGCCACCGGCACCGGCAAGACGAAGACGCTCCAGCTCATCGCCGAGCAGCTCTCGGCGGGCGGGGTTCCGGTGTTCCTCGCCGACATCAAGGGGGACGTCTCCGGGATTTCGGCGCCGGGCACGCCCAACGAGAAGACCGCGCAGCGGGCGGCGGAAGTCGGCCAGCAGTGGGAGGCCACCGGATTCCCGAGCGAGTTCTATTCGCTGGGCGGGATCGGAGCGGGCATTCCCGTACGGGCCACCGTGACGAGCTTCGGTCCGGTGCTGATGTCCAAGGTGCTCCAGCTCAACCAGACCCAGGAGCAGTCGCTCGGCCTGATCTTCCATTACGCCGACGCCAAGGGACTGGAGCTGATCGACCTCAAGGACCTGCGGGCGGTCGTCGCCTTCCTCGTCTCCGACCAGGGGAAGGCCGAGCTCAAGGGCATCGGCGGGCTGTCCACGGTGACGGCCGGGGTGATCCTGCGGGCCCTGACCGCGTTCGAACAGCAGGGCGCCTCGGAGTTCTTCGGCGAGCCGGAGTTCGATACCGGCGAATTCCTGCGGACCGCCGCCGACGGGCGCGGGCTGGTCTCCGTACTGGAACTCCCGGCGGTCCAGGACAAACCGCAGCTCTTCTCCACCTTCCTGATGTGGCTGCTGGCCGACCTCTACGGTGACCTGCCGGAAGTCGGAGACCTGGAGCGGCCGAAGCTCGTCTTCTTCTTCGACGAGGCCCACCTGCTGTTCAACGGCGCGTCGAAGGCCTTCCTGGAGTCCATCACCCAGACCGTGCGGCTGATCCGCTCCAAGGGCATCGGCGTCTTCTTCGTGACGCAGACCCCCAAGGACGTGCCGGCGGACGTGCTGGCGCAGCTCGGCAACCGCGTGCAGCACGCGCTGCGCGCCTTCACCCCGGACGACGCGAAGGCGCTGA
Protein-coding sequences here:
- the tadA gene encoding tRNA adenosine(34) deaminase TadA codes for the protein MITTHHPAHGPDPVRDPWRDSMRLALAEAARAVPAGDVPVGALVLGPDGELLASGYNEREATGDPTAHAEVLALRRAAARLGEWRLPGCTLVVTLEPCVMCAGALVQSRVARVVYGADDEKAGAAGSLWDLVRDRRLNHRPEVIRGVLAQECARQLTDFFRDR
- a CDS encoding universal stress protein gives rise to the protein MSNAPVVAAVDGSEHSLRALEWARTEALRRGTALVVAHVLSDSVQLYAARRSSLADPSQPKEHPDPVGEHVRDVLAGAAELPAEVRYESLEGSVPEALRVTAEQALMVVMGSRGRGGFAALLLGSNSRAVASSAVCPVVVVPHAERSAAAGSGPSGGRVVLGLHAAETADDVVAFAFAEAAARGTTVQVVSAYAIPPAPVMVVDAPFQVIPPEGLADDGNAVPAEREMLRSQTERLAPFRARWPQVPVEQAAVPGDAAERLVTASRSADLVVVGRHHPRRSVGSLMIGSVAHAVLHHAHGPVAVVPTLPDGEDAP
- the upp gene encoding uracil phosphoribosyltransferase is translated as MRLQVVDHPLVAHKLTTLRDKRTDSPTFRRLADELVTLLAYEATRDVRTEQADIVTPVGPTTGVKLSHPRPLVVPILRAGLGMLDGMMRLLPTAEVGFMGMVRNEETLEASTYATRMPEDLSGRQVYVVDPMLATGGTLVAAIQELIKRGADDVTAVVLLAAPEGVEVMERDLAGTPVTVVTAAVDERLNEHGYIVPGLGDAGDRMYGSAE
- a CDS encoding LytR C-terminal domain-containing protein codes for the protein MSMLTPPGMGGKYRVTGAAYPRMSRPRRRRRIVLTVLGAVLGLALLGYGSVQLMNVFRGEGGSGKHQSAAGKDCATPKPRAGAAAAASPAAAKPAAALPQPGEITVNVYNATPRAGLAKAVGDELKKRGFTIGKVGNAPADFDKKVPGTGILLGSPTTDKAVFAVLGTQLEGDTQQTDAREGTDVDLILGDAFKELSPKEAADKELYLLANPQPAPAKTC
- a CDS encoding type II toxin-antitoxin system VapB family antitoxin, with amino-acid sequence MIFKRIGNGRPYPDHGRETTRQWADVAPRPVRLDQLVTTKGQLDLETLLAEDSTFYGDLFAHVVKWQGDLYLEDGLHRAVRAALQQRQVLHARVLEMDY
- a CDS encoding helicase HerA-like domain-containing protein, producing the protein MSESTDPASPADQIAAGYAFTGPALELGALLWDGACLPDCQIRIPLSMLNRHGLVAGATGTGKTKTLQLIAEQLSAGGVPVFLADIKGDVSGISAPGTPNEKTAQRAAEVGQQWEATGFPSEFYSLGGIGAGIPVRATVTSFGPVLMSKVLQLNQTQEQSLGLIFHYADAKGLELIDLKDLRAVVAFLVSDQGKAELKGIGGLSTVTAGVILRALTAFEQQGASEFFGEPEFDTGEFLRTAADGRGLVSVLELPAVQDKPQLFSTFLMWLLADLYGDLPEVGDLERPKLVFFFDEAHLLFNGASKAFLESITQTVRLIRSKGIGVFFVTQTPKDVPADVLAQLGNRVQHALRAFTPDDAKALKATVRTFPNSAYDLEELLTGLGTGEAVITVLSEKGAPTPVAATRLRAPQSLMGPVGAEAMDAAVKSSLLHSRYAEPVDRESAYEKISAEQAAAEAAAEAAAAQVEAEKQAKEAAKAARGAPKPEPSLAQQVVGSGLFRSLARSVGTQLGREISRSLFGTAKRRR